One region of Plasmodium gaboni strain SY75 chromosome 6, whole genome shotgun sequence genomic DNA includes:
- a CDS encoding superoxide dismutase [Fe] (part of same gene as PGSY75_0623500A~gap found within coding sequence), with protein HFGSGWIWLIIKDRKLEIFQGHDADSPIKQNIGKPILTLDIWEHSYYVDYKNSRADYIKEWFNKINWDFANYNLSISK; from the exons GTCATTTTGGAAGTGGGTGGATATggttaataataaaagataGAAAATTAGAGATTTTTCAAGGGCATGATGCTGATAGTCCtattaaacaaaatattgGAAAACCCATATTAACATTAG atatATGGGAACATTCTTATTATGTTGATTATAAAAACTCGAGGGctgattatataaaag aatggtttaataaaataaattgGGATTTTGCCAATTATAATTTGTCCATTTCAAAATAa
- a CDS encoding superoxide dismutase [Fe] (part of same gene as PGSY75_0623500B~gap found within coding sequence), translating to MNFKIFLSLSIFLFFLKPNVPQGVYGLKNVCKLNFLNFNGFLPLHKTNKCFSKHDENLYDSWDVKPLWNAKPFSLMKLPFNPQDMSPFLSEEAIKYHYSKHHATYVKNLNNLSEQHKDLKSLTLEDIIKKYDGSIYNNA from the exons ATGAATTTTAAGATTTTCCTTTCTTTGtcaatttttttgttttttttaaaaccAAATGTTCCCCAAG GTGTTTATGGGTTGAAAAATGTATGcaaattaaattttttaaattttaatgGTTTTCTTCCTCTACATAAAACTAATAAATGTTTTTCTAAGCATGatgaaaatttatatgatagTTGGGATGTTAAGCCATTATGGAATGCTAAACCATTTTCTTTAATGAAATTGCCCttt AACCCTCAAGATATGTCCCCTTTCTTGAGTGAGGAAGCTATAAAATATCATTACAGCAAACACCATGCTACATATGTGAAGAACTTAAATA ATTTATCTGAGCAACATAAGGATTTAAAAAGTTTAACATTAGAAG acataataaaaaagtatGATGGATCTATATACAATAATGCAG
- a CDS encoding putative transcription or splicing factor-like protein (part of same gene as PGSY75_0623600B~gap found within coding sequence) yields MYYDPLVALVNILPVEKLSDENSKKKSRWERNATNNIIENKVVVSNKWGSEDYKPYLPLPFVDFPPGLTPAQLDQFLREQRYDELTKKLNKGELEYVDPDIRPPSPPPIYDKNGSRINTREARIKNSMIEEHHRLIEYLLKHVDGFVAPPTYKPIKKIRKIEIPIDKYPEYNFMGLIIGPRGCNHKRLEAESGAQISIRGKGTLKEGKKTDHQTEIEAAMPKHVHIAADTEECVEKAVSLITPLLDPFHPLHEEYKRKGLEQLALVNGINLSQLDTQRCSICNSNTHLTFECPENMNIQNFKKPEIKCNLCGDHGHITLDCKLAKQSSSNYINKNDLENSNDISQPIHAHLHSPAPPPPPPPPPLYDPITNTTQGYNGIYKVDKIKMDLEYEKMMNELNGDPNKEKKNDDIYKKLNENTMDNIASENDIMNMNNDKYNISHDSNMIPTNSNNINDIYKNNNNNNQINDNNELYKNDNEYNINYMETNNNYMNNYPININKFNASNHHNMNNPNFIPLPQNNNENHFNNMLNFNNVNNIPITPPLPPILPNFLNMPFVDNDIMTNPAFA; encoded by the coding sequence ATGTATTATGACCCGCTGGTTGCGCttgttaatatattaccCGTGGAAAAACTAAGCGATGAGAAtagcaaaaaaaaatctaGATGGGAAAGGAATGCAACTAACAatattatagaaaataaagtAGTGGTATCAAACAAGTGGGGGTCTGAAGATTATAAACCCTATCTACCATTACCTTTTGTTGATTTCCCACCAGGTTTAACTCCTGCGCAGTTAGATCAGTTTTTGAGAGAACAACGATATGATGaattaacaaaaaaattaaataaaggGGAATTAGAATATGTAGATCCAGATATTCGACCCCCTTCTCCACCTCCTATATATGACAAGAATGGTAGTAGGATTAATACAAGAGAAGcaagaataaaaaatagtATGATAGAAGAACATCATAGGTTAAtagaatatttattaaaacatGTAGATGGATTTGTAGCACCTCCTACTTATAAACCAATAAAGAAAATTCGTAAGATTGAAATACCTATAGATAAATATCCagaatataattttatggGTTTAATTATTGGGCCACGTGGTTGTAATCATAAACGATTAGAAGCTGAGAGTGGTGCCCAAATAAGTATAAGAGGAAAAGGCACATTAAAAGAAGGTAAAAAAACAGATCATCAAACTGAAATAGAAGCTGCTATGCCTAAACATGTACATATAGCAGCTGATACAGAAGAATGTGTAGAAAAGGCTGTTAGTCTAATAACACCTTTATTAGATCCTTTTCATCCTTTACatgaagaatataaaagaaaaggaTTAGAACAATTAGCTCTAGTTAATGGTATTAACCTAAGTCAATTAGATACACAAAGATGTTCTATATGTAATTCAAATACACATTTAACTTTTGAATGCCCagaaaatatgaatatacaaaattttaaaaagcCAGAAATTAAATGTAATTTATGTGGAGATCATGGTCATATTACTTTAGACTGTAAACTAGCGAAACAGTCTTCAtcaaattatattaataaaaatgatcTAGAAAATTCCAATGACATATCACAACCTATACATGCACATCTACATTCACCTGCACCTCCCCCACCTCCACCACCTCCTCCATTATATGACCCAATAACAAATACAACACAAGGATATAATGGAATATACAAAGTAgacaaaataaaaatggatttagaatatgaaaaaatgatgaatGAATTAAATGGTGATCCGAataaagagaaaaaaaatgatgacatatataaaaaattaaatgaaaatacaATGGATAATATTGCAAGtgaaaatgatataatgaatatgaataatgataaatataatatatcacATGATAGTAATATGATTCCAAcaaatagtaataatataaatgatatatataaaaataataataataataatcagataaatgataataatgagttatataaaaatgataatgaatataatataaattatatggaaacaaataataattatatgaataattatcctattaatataaataaatttaatgCATCAAATCATcataatatgaataatcCTAATTTTATACCTCTTCcacaaaataataatgaaaatcattttaataacatgttaaattttaataatgtaaataatataccTATAACACCTCCATTACCACCTATATTACCAAATTTTCTTAATATGCCATTTGTTGATAATGACATTATGACAAATCCTGCATTTGCA
- a CDS encoding putative transcription or splicing factor-like protein (part of same gene as PGSY75_0623600A~gap found within coding sequence), translated as WAQMPMNYAEQLLVNAPAPDTNPPPLPSDSVGLNKEENTNTT; from the coding sequence ATTGGGCACAAATGCCTATGAATTATGCAGAGCAGTTACTAGTCAATGCGCCCGCACCAGACACAAACCCTCCTCCACTTCCATCAGACAGTGTAGGTTTgaataaagaagaaaatacaaacacaacataa